The proteins below are encoded in one region of Myxococcales bacterium:
- a CDS encoding MATE family efflux transporter, translating into MATVPVQSGVQLVTTGSPYKVVLKLAAPTVLAMLTQSVVNEVDIVFFSWLPCPESSNAQAALLPSLILLWMFGGSLSAISVGTQAIAARRFAQHRSADAGAVLVNSWFFALTAGILFTIAGYLVLPYVLSALIKVPEVRTAATEYLHWRLLGIVSMAMTFSFKSFFDGIGKTHVHMVSAIVMNALNIVLCLVFIFGRFGAPRMGIAGAGFAGFVSTWVGLFIMIGWVAFKKYRAPFSPFALSSLDKSLTWDVLKLSIPSAVATVAVMSGFALFAMIVSKLDSIAGANAVVNPACPGGQAEAVNSAATTVIVGVLKLTFTACLAFGTSTATLVSQSLGEGNPDKASRFGWVSVRLGLMIFGVVGLLEGVVFPNQILAVVSHSPPVIEAALLPMRVMGICTPAIAVGMILTQALFGAGNTRFVMLVELVLHFLCLVPLAWLLGITLGFGLIGIWSAAVTYVVLLSSVMVWKFASGDWKNIKI; encoded by the coding sequence ATGGCCACCGTCCCCGTACAATCCGGCGTTCAGCTCGTCACCACCGGATCGCCGTACAAGGTGGTGCTGAAGCTCGCGGCCCCCACCGTCTTGGCGATGCTCACGCAGAGCGTCGTCAACGAGGTGGACATCGTCTTTTTCTCCTGGCTTCCGTGCCCGGAGTCGTCGAATGCGCAGGCGGCGCTCTTGCCGTCGCTGATCTTGCTCTGGATGTTCGGCGGCTCCCTGTCCGCCATCTCCGTCGGTACCCAGGCCATCGCCGCACGGCGCTTCGCGCAACATCGCAGCGCCGATGCGGGGGCTGTCCTGGTCAACTCGTGGTTCTTTGCGCTGACGGCGGGCATCCTGTTCACGATCGCCGGCTACCTGGTGTTGCCCTACGTGCTCTCGGCCTTGATCAAGGTGCCCGAGGTGCGGACGGCGGCCACCGAGTACTTGCACTGGCGCCTGCTCGGCATCGTCAGCATGGCGATGACGTTCAGCTTCAAGTCGTTCTTCGATGGGATCGGCAAGACCCACGTTCACATGGTCAGCGCCATCGTGATGAACGCCCTCAACATCGTGCTGTGTCTGGTGTTCATCTTCGGTCGCTTCGGTGCGCCCCGCATGGGCATCGCCGGCGCCGGTTTTGCCGGTTTCGTCTCCACCTGGGTCGGCCTGTTCATCATGATCGGGTGGGTGGCGTTCAAGAAGTACCGCGCGCCGTTCAGCCCGTTCGCCTTGAGCTCCCTCGACAAGTCGCTGACCTGGGACGTGCTCAAGCTGTCGATCCCCAGCGCGGTGGCGACCGTGGCCGTGATGAGCGGGTTCGCGCTGTTCGCCATGATCGTCAGCAAGCTCGACAGCATCGCGGGCGCCAACGCCGTCGTGAATCCGGCCTGTCCGGGCGGCCAAGCCGAGGCCGTCAACAGCGCGGCCACGACGGTGATCGTCGGCGTTCTCAAGCTCACCTTCACGGCTTGTTTGGCGTTTGGCACTTCGACCGCCACGCTGGTCAGCCAGTCCCTCGGTGAAGGCAACCCGGACAAGGCGTCGCGCTTCGGTTGGGTCAGCGTGCGCCTCGGCCTGATGATCTTCGGTGTCGTCGGCCTGCTCGAAGGTGTGGTCTTTCCGAATCAGATCCTGGCAGTGGTCAGTCACAGTCCGCCGGTCATCGAGGCGGCGCTGCTCCCCATGCGGGTCATGGGGATTTGCACGCCGGCCATCGCCGTCGGCATGATCCTGACTCAGGCGCTGTTCGGCGCGGGCAACACCCGCTTCGTGATGCTCGTCGAGCTCGTGCTCCACTTCTTGTGTCTGGTCCCGCTGGCCTGGCTGCTCGGGATCACGCTCGGCTTTGGCCTGATCGGCATCTGGAGTGCGGCCGTCACTTACGTGGTGCTCCTGAGCTCGGTGATGGTCTGGAAGTTCGCGAGCGGAGACTGGAAGAACATCAAGATTTGA
- a CDS encoding TRAP transporter large permease, protein MLILLFVLAFGLIGAPVFAVMAGATELAWLNHPDTTKHFMRFLAPDVLDERFAGSPILVTVPLFTFIGYALAESKAPERIVRASEAFFGWMPGGLAIVCIIASAFFTTLTGGSAVTIVAVGGLLYPALVKSGYPKDYSLGLVMTGGSLGLLLPPSLPILIYSMVAGIDFNKAFKAGVVPGLLVVGLLAIHAGYVGLKYKIPRTKPNLKEMAGALWAIKWEMGIPVMILGGLATGLTDIDEAAALAAFYVLTVELFVYRDLKAKDLPRLAANSMALAGALVLIMAMAMALTTYLIYEGVPTKIFQWFTSLGITKPWHFLVMLNFFMYIQGALMEGFSSILVAVPLLLPFGAEFGLSPFHLAMMFLLNLEIAFLSPPFGQNLFVTSFRFNKPMASLYRISLPFLGILIVGLLMIMYIPRLSTIAVEKDIAAAKAKSAELGEAPREAWMMECVQEDRNNPLPCTAEDKAKWGTGKDVKPAAEEPETPIPDPSAEPGGNTDDDLLDQMMGDAGEKKSGDTDDDLLEEMLGDGKKKETDAGAAEEPKQGGEGDSDDKLLEEMLK, encoded by the coding sequence ATGTTGATCCTCCTCTTCGTGTTGGCGTTCGGGCTGATCGGTGCGCCCGTGTTCGCGGTGATGGCGGGCGCGACGGAGCTCGCCTGGCTCAATCATCCCGATACGACCAAACACTTCATGCGCTTCCTCGCGCCGGACGTGCTGGATGAACGTTTCGCCGGCTCGCCGATCTTGGTGACCGTGCCGCTGTTCACCTTCATCGGCTACGCGCTCGCCGAGTCCAAGGCCCCGGAGCGCATCGTGCGCGCATCCGAGGCGTTCTTCGGCTGGATGCCCGGCGGACTCGCGATCGTTTGTATCATTGCCAGCGCCTTCTTCACCACGCTCACCGGCGGCAGTGCCGTCACGATCGTCGCAGTCGGCGGCTTGCTCTACCCCGCCCTGGTCAAGTCTGGTTACCCGAAGGACTACTCCCTCGGTCTGGTGATGACCGGCGGCTCGCTGGGGCTGCTGCTCCCGCCCTCGCTGCCAATCTTGATCTACTCGATGGTCGCCGGCATCGACTTCAACAAGGCCTTCAAGGCCGGTGTCGTGCCGGGCCTGTTGGTGGTCGGGCTGCTCGCCATTCACGCGGGCTACGTCGGGCTGAAATACAAGATCCCGCGCACCAAGCCGAATCTGAAAGAGATGGCGGGCGCGCTCTGGGCCATCAAGTGGGAGATGGGCATCCCCGTGATGATCCTGGGTGGCCTCGCCACGGGCCTCACGGACATCGACGAGGCCGCGGCGCTCGCCGCCTTCTACGTGCTGACGGTCGAGCTGTTCGTCTACCGGGACCTCAAGGCCAAGGACCTGCCGCGGCTCGCCGCCAACTCGATGGCGCTGGCGGGTGCGCTCGTCTTGATCATGGCCATGGCCATGGCGCTCACCACGTACCTCATCTACGAGGGCGTTCCGACGAAGATCTTCCAGTGGTTTACCAGCTTGGGCATCACCAAGCCTTGGCACTTCCTGGTGATGCTGAACTTCTTCATGTACATCCAGGGCGCGCTGATGGAGGGCTTCAGCTCCATCCTGGTCGCCGTGCCGCTGCTCTTGCCGTTCGGCGCCGAGTTCGGCCTGTCGCCGTTCCACCTGGCGATGATGTTCTTGCTGAACCTGGAGATCGCGTTCCTGAGCCCGCCGTTCGGGCAAAACCTGTTCGTCACGAGCTTCCGGTTCAACAAACCGATGGCCTCGCTGTACCGGATATCCCTGCCATTTTTGGGCATCCTGATCGTCGGGCTCCTGATGATCATGTACATCCCTCGCCTCTCGACCATCGCAGTGGAGAAAGACATTGCGGCAGCCAAGGCAAAGTCCGCCGAGCTGGGCGAGGCGCCGCGCGAAGCCTGGATGATGGAGTGTGTGCAGGAGGACCGGAACAACCCCCTGCCGTGCACCGCCGAGGACAAGGCCAAGTGGGGGACGGGCAAGGACGTCAAGCCGGCGGCGGAAGAACCGGAGACCCCCATTCCCGACCCGAGCGCGGAGCCGGGTGGCAACACGGACGACGACCTTCTCGATCAGATGATGGGCGACGCCGGCGAGAAGAAATCCGGCGACACCGACGACGACCTGCTCGAGGAAATGCTGGGCGACGGCAAGAAGAAAGAGACCGACGCAGGCGCTGCGGAAGAACCGAAGCAGGGCGGCGAAGGCGACAGCGACGACAAGCTGCTAGAAGAGATGCTCAAGTAG
- a CDS encoding protein kinase codes for MSGEPSVQTSAKSAKNVAESSATGSGDAGETLPRRFGRLTLLRLLARGGMGEVFLAATGAIEGAERPCVVKIIRREHAGDRSFLARFLDEARIQAQLHHPGVAQILEASTDATGQPFVLVEHVEGRNLGEVRSRVQQLGARITWPEALAIGLSLAEGLAHVHERTDAAGRPLEIVHRDLSPQNAMLGYGGELKLIDFGTARGENRRCHTVAGIVFAKPGYVAPEVANNNPGGVPADLYAFGIMLWELIAGRRFLTGEASEHMAAVGSGKRVPTPVAPLCDAPPELDSIIARLTATKIEDRYPSAREALTDLALLMKRAPSLPNGERGVRSRIAQLMQRLYPAEPARSRAEFGRLLAQARKLDKPRLILPPPSPSPPPADADSTLLPGTRYRLLREIGAGGMGVVHEACHVDLGRRFAIKVLPPEQSSEAASERLRAEARAIARVEHENLVRLVDFGIASDGRAFYVMEFLEGETLDRRLAQGEIFDWREVARIGVQACHALEAAHGAGVIHRDIKPGNLLLTHTGTLKLLDFGVAKVARGVEVENVGEALSIIGTPEYMAPEQGHGGDADDRSDLYALGAVLYELVTGRLPFDAPNTVALLDAKARTKPEAPSLRASQRGIPKMLDKTISQAMEPNTDERFERAEQMREALEAALREPVERRRRRRRIGMSVVGAALVAIGVFGGVAAAKPDVRARAYAAAKPMIDRFKGPPPAAPEVAATEAPVGETGETVDDSAAVPAEEATAEKVDPAADTSDETASDTPAEDKGEETAKADTADDDAENAEPGADKAEADTAKPTKAEPEQSAKNAAGADDEMFSAQPVKADSGDQVEGQLAKAAEFLQSGKKVKALNEYRKIGKKNRKDPRALKAWSEAAAQMKGYGESLRVARQWAALDKGIESRIFLASMQKKVGKREDAIKTLNALITERPGCQEARAMLKGLSPEARVAQR; via the coding sequence ATGTCCGGTGAGCCCTCTGTGCAGACCTCAGCGAAATCGGCAAAGAATGTCGCTGAAAGCAGCGCGACCGGGTCAGGCGATGCCGGGGAGACGCTGCCTCGTCGCTTCGGCCGCCTGACCCTGCTCCGACTCCTGGCCCGAGGGGGCATGGGGGAGGTGTTCTTGGCGGCGACCGGGGCCATCGAGGGAGCCGAGCGGCCCTGTGTCGTGAAGATCATCCGGCGCGAGCACGCCGGAGACCGCTCCTTCCTGGCGCGCTTCCTGGACGAGGCGCGCATCCAAGCGCAGCTCCACCACCCGGGTGTCGCGCAGATCCTCGAGGCGTCCACCGACGCCACGGGACAGCCCTTCGTTTTGGTCGAGCACGTCGAAGGGCGGAACCTGGGCGAGGTCCGCAGTCGCGTGCAACAGCTCGGTGCGCGGATCACCTGGCCCGAGGCGCTGGCAATCGGGCTCTCGCTAGCTGAAGGGCTCGCCCACGTGCACGAGCGCACTGACGCAGCGGGGCGCCCGCTCGAGATCGTTCACCGCGATCTGAGCCCGCAGAACGCAATGCTCGGCTACGGCGGTGAGCTCAAGCTGATCGACTTCGGTACGGCGCGGGGGGAGAACCGCCGCTGCCACACGGTGGCGGGGATCGTCTTCGCGAAGCCTGGCTACGTGGCGCCCGAAGTTGCGAACAACAACCCCGGGGGTGTACCCGCAGATCTGTACGCCTTCGGCATCATGCTCTGGGAGCTGATCGCTGGGCGCCGGTTCCTGACCGGTGAGGCCTCGGAGCACATGGCCGCCGTAGGTTCCGGCAAACGCGTCCCGACACCGGTAGCGCCGCTCTGCGACGCACCGCCGGAGCTGGACTCGATCATTGCGCGGCTGACGGCGACGAAGATCGAGGACCGCTACCCGTCCGCGCGCGAGGCGCTCACGGATCTCGCGCTGTTGATGAAACGTGCCCCCAGCCTGCCGAACGGCGAGCGAGGTGTGCGCAGCCGGATCGCCCAGCTGATGCAGCGGTTGTATCCCGCAGAGCCCGCGCGCAGCCGCGCGGAGTTCGGGCGCCTGCTGGCCCAGGCCCGAAAGCTCGACAAACCCAGGCTGATCCTGCCGCCCCCGTCCCCCTCACCGCCCCCCGCTGACGCCGACTCCACGCTACTGCCCGGGACGCGTTATCGCTTGCTGCGGGAGATCGGTGCAGGCGGCATGGGGGTCGTGCACGAGGCGTGTCACGTCGACCTCGGCCGTCGTTTTGCAATCAAGGTGCTGCCACCCGAGCAGTCGTCGGAGGCCGCGTCCGAACGCCTGCGGGCCGAGGCGCGCGCGATTGCCCGTGTCGAGCACGAGAACCTGGTTCGCCTCGTCGACTTCGGGATCGCCAGCGATGGACGTGCCTTCTACGTGATGGAGTTCCTCGAAGGCGAGACCCTCGACCGCCGCTTGGCGCAGGGTGAGATCTTCGACTGGCGCGAGGTCGCCCGCATTGGTGTGCAAGCGTGTCACGCCCTCGAGGCTGCCCACGGCGCCGGGGTGATTCACCGCGATATCAAGCCAGGCAACCTGCTCTTGACCCACACCGGGACGCTGAAGCTCCTCGATTTTGGCGTTGCCAAGGTCGCTCGGGGCGTCGAAGTGGAGAACGTCGGCGAGGCGCTCTCGATCATCGGTACCCCAGAGTACATGGCGCCGGAGCAAGGTCACGGCGGTGATGCCGACGACCGGAGTGATCTCTATGCGCTCGGCGCAGTGCTCTACGAGCTCGTGACCGGACGCCTGCCATTCGATGCGCCGAACACCGTCGCTCTGCTCGACGCAAAAGCCCGAACCAAACCCGAGGCACCGAGCCTGCGGGCTTCACAGAGAGGAATACCGAAGATGCTGGACAAGACCATCTCCCAGGCCATGGAGCCAAACACCGACGAACGCTTCGAGCGCGCCGAGCAAATGCGCGAAGCGCTAGAAGCCGCGCTCAGAGAGCCTGTGGAGCGGCGGCGCCGTCGGCGCCGGATCGGGATGTCCGTGGTCGGTGCGGCGCTCGTGGCCATCGGTGTGTTCGGTGGCGTTGCCGCCGCCAAGCCGGACGTGCGCGCCCGCGCCTACGCCGCGGCCAAGCCCATGATCGATCGCTTCAAGGGCCCGCCGCCCGCGGCTCCCGAGGTTGCTGCGACTGAGGCTCCTGTCGGAGAGACCGGTGAGACGGTCGACGACTCCGCCGCGGTTCCGGCCGAGGAGGCCACCGCGGAGAAGGTCGACCCAGCGGCGGACACCAGCGACGAGACCGCGAGTGATACTCCGGCTGAGGACAAGGGTGAGGAGACCGCGAAGGCGGACACGGCGGACGATGACGCCGAGAACGCCGAGCCCGGAGCCGACAAAGCCGAGGCCGACACCGCGAAGCCGACCAAAGCCGAGCCCGAGCAGAGCGCGAAGAACGCCGCCGGTGCCGACGACGAAATGTTCAGTGCGCAGCCGGTCAAGGCCGACAGTGGTGATCAGGTCGAAGGACAGCTGGCCAAGGCCGCGGAGTTCTTGCAGAGCGGCAAGAAGGTGAAGGCGCTGAACGAGTACCGGAAGATCGGCAAGAAGAACCGCAAGGACCCGCGAGCGCTCAAGGCGTGGAGCGAGGCAGCGGCGCAGATGAAGGGTTACGGCGAGTCACTGCGGGTTGCCAGACAATGGGCGGCCCTGGACAAAGGCATCGAGTCCCGCATCTTCCTGGCCAGCATGCAGAAGAAGGTCGGCAAGCGTGAGGACGCCATCAAGACCCTGAACGCGCTGATCACCGAGCGCCCGGGCTGTCAGGAGGCGCGCGCCATGCTGAAGGGCCTCAGCCCGGAAGCGCGCGTCGCCCAGCGCTGA
- a CDS encoding DEAD/DEAH box helicase: MASLEIEERIGPQMARALEQKGYAELTPVQEAVLREELVGHDVRLSSQTGSGKTVAIGFLLREAVERHATRVERIAPPVALVVTPTRELAKQVEGELSWLLAPYAVTVASVTGGASYRDERRALAGSPAVVVGTPGRLLDHLERGALLATGLDAVVLDEADRMLDLGFRDDIEAIFALAASRRRTHLVSATFPREVKALADRVQHEPREVFGTPQGAANQDIEHVIHMIEPRERFDALVNLLLAYPDEQMLVFARTRADVARITSELMQVGFVVASLSGEMEQAERTRALSAFKTGRYRALIATDVAARGIDVAGIARVVHFEPPTDRDSYTHRSGRTGRAGRKGVSSVLVAPGGVARVVSMLNRTGVEARFLPIPSADEIRALRSARWYEDLVADEADGVVTAFDPTTWTLAKRLAQHPSVVRVLARLMLRAGQVGPTEPRELHQPEPGAQRGRHAQARPTRSERQATEWVSFHISWGEEHGAEPRRLLALSCRRGQIHGSDVGAIRVLRRHSIVDVDARVAEGFARATAKPDPREPNVVIRLLSSSGGERGPEHGRPDRGPPRHGGSPRGPSPRPFRPERGPKPYGPSGPKPYAPKPYAPKPYAPKPYASQPGAKKKPKS, translated from the coding sequence ATGGCATCCCTCGAGATAGAAGAACGCATTGGCCCGCAGATGGCGCGCGCCTTGGAGCAAAAAGGCTACGCCGAGCTCACACCGGTGCAGGAGGCCGTGCTCCGAGAGGAGCTGGTCGGGCACGACGTGCGCCTCTCGTCACAGACCGGATCGGGCAAGACGGTCGCCATCGGGTTCTTGCTGCGCGAGGCGGTCGAGCGACACGCCACCCGGGTCGAGCGCATTGCGCCGCCCGTCGCCCTCGTCGTGACTCCGACGCGCGAGCTCGCCAAACAGGTCGAGGGGGAGCTGTCATGGCTGCTGGCGCCGTACGCCGTCACCGTCGCGTCCGTGACGGGTGGCGCTTCGTATCGCGACGAGCGCCGAGCCCTCGCCGGCTCGCCGGCCGTCGTCGTCGGCACGCCCGGCCGGTTGCTCGATCATCTGGAGCGCGGAGCACTGCTTGCCACGGGGCTCGATGCGGTCGTGCTCGACGAGGCGGATCGCATGCTCGATCTCGGCTTCCGGGACGACATCGAAGCCATCTTCGCGCTGGCCGCGTCGCGGCGCCGCACGCACCTCGTCTCCGCGACCTTTCCGCGGGAGGTGAAGGCGCTGGCCGATCGCGTGCAGCACGAGCCACGCGAGGTGTTCGGCACGCCGCAGGGGGCTGCCAATCAGGACATCGAGCACGTGATTCACATGATCGAACCGCGCGAGCGCTTCGATGCTCTGGTCAACCTGCTCCTGGCCTACCCGGACGAGCAGATGTTGGTGTTCGCTCGGACGCGGGCCGACGTGGCGCGCATCACTTCGGAGCTGATGCAGGTGGGCTTCGTCGTCGCCTCGCTGTCCGGCGAGATGGAGCAAGCCGAGCGCACTCGCGCCCTCAGCGCCTTCAAGACGGGTCGTTATCGAGCCTTGATTGCCACCGACGTCGCCGCCCGCGGCATCGACGTCGCAGGGATCGCCCGCGTCGTTCACTTCGAACCGCCCACCGACCGTGACAGTTATACTCATCGCAGCGGTCGCACGGGACGAGCCGGGCGCAAGGGGGTGAGCTCGGTCCTGGTGGCGCCAGGTGGCGTCGCGCGCGTCGTGTCGATGCTCAATCGCACCGGGGTCGAGGCGCGCTTTCTGCCGATCCCCAGCGCAGACGAGATCCGCGCACTGCGCAGCGCGCGCTGGTACGAAGATCTGGTGGCCGACGAGGCGGACGGCGTGGTGACAGCCTTCGATCCGACCACCTGGACACTGGCGAAGCGTTTGGCGCAGCACCCGAGTGTGGTGCGGGTGCTCGCTCGATTGATGCTTCGAGCCGGACAGGTCGGGCCGACCGAACCCCGCGAGTTACACCAGCCGGAGCCCGGCGCGCAGCGAGGGCGGCACGCTCAAGCGCGACCGACGCGCTCCGAGCGCCAGGCCACCGAGTGGGTGTCATTTCACATCTCGTGGGGTGAAGAGCACGGTGCGGAGCCCCGCCGACTGCTCGCGCTGTCGTGCCGGCGCGGCCAGATTCACGGCAGCGATGTCGGCGCCATTCGGGTGCTCCGCCGGCACTCCATCGTCGACGTCGACGCGCGCGTCGCGGAGGGTTTTGCGCGGGCGACGGCCAAGCCCGATCCCCGGGAACCCAACGTCGTCATTCGCCTCTTGTCCAGCAGCGGCGGCGAGCGCGGTCCCGAGCACGGTCGCCCCGACCGGGGTCCACCTCGCCACGGTGGCTCCCCGCGTGGTCCCTCTCCGCGCCCCTTCCGACCCGAGCGTGGCCCCAAGCCCTACGGCCCGTCAGGCCCCAAACCCTACGCGCCGAAACCCTACGCGCCCAAGCCTTACGCCCCCAAGCCTTACGCTTCGCAGCCGGGCGCCAAGAAGAAGCCCAAATCCTGA
- a CDS encoding thioredoxin domain-containing protein, which translates to MNKGTAIVGFFLCFLAGMGLMWGVDRSKGVAISAESGAEAGSLDHSASPVPVSGKDPSWGNADAPVTIVEISDFQCPFCSRVGPTMKQIKDTYGPQKVRIVWKHQPLPFHDKARPAHEAAATVFALAGSDAFWKFHDSAFANQQALTPENLEKWAQAAGVDMTKFKADFAAKKYAAKVDEDMAMATKIGASGTPAFRINGVTVVGAQPFEKFKEVIDAQLGEAQKLIASGTPKEKVYVELSKKNATAAPEEARPNPNKPADKPQAPPEDTTVYKVNIGADDPILGPKDALVTIVQWSDYQCPFCKRVEDTMKQVVDTYKSDVRVVWKDNPLPFHPRAIPAAYVAIAAYKAKSDKGFWDAHHALFESAPKLEDEDLKGVAEKLGLSWDAIKKDVDAKKYAAKIDANMEQAGDLEARGTPAFFINGRKLSGAQPFEAFKTLIDAELAKAKALVAKGTPKARVYEEIMKEGKEPPPPEKKDVPPPDADSPWKGGQNAKVVIQMWSDYQCPFCKRVEPTVNEIEKEYGSKVKIVWRDMPLPFHQEAPMAAQAGREAYAQKGNAGYWKFHEKAFEVQGNPDGIKRPGLEKIAQEMGLDMDKFKAALDSGKHKARVDKDNEVGNKAGVSGTPSFVINGYYISGAQPASAFKKVINRALKEAK; encoded by the coding sequence ATGAACAAAGGAACCGCAATCGTAGGCTTCTTCCTCTGCTTCTTGGCAGGGATGGGGCTGATGTGGGGCGTCGATCGCAGCAAGGGCGTAGCGATCAGCGCCGAGAGTGGGGCTGAAGCCGGCTCCCTCGACCACAGTGCCTCGCCCGTACCCGTCAGCGGCAAAGACCCGTCCTGGGGCAATGCCGATGCGCCGGTCACCATCGTGGAGATCAGCGATTTCCAGTGCCCCTTCTGCAGCCGCGTCGGACCGACGATGAAGCAGATCAAGGACACGTACGGGCCCCAGAAGGTGCGCATCGTCTGGAAGCACCAGCCGCTGCCCTTCCACGACAAGGCTCGCCCGGCGCACGAGGCCGCGGCGACGGTGTTCGCGCTGGCCGGTAGCGACGCGTTCTGGAAGTTCCACGACAGCGCGTTCGCCAATCAGCAGGCGCTGACCCCGGAGAACCTCGAGAAGTGGGCGCAGGCTGCAGGCGTCGACATGACCAAGTTCAAGGCGGACTTCGCGGCCAAAAAATACGCCGCCAAGGTCGACGAGGACATGGCGATGGCAACCAAGATTGGCGCGAGCGGCACCCCCGCGTTCCGCATCAACGGCGTGACCGTCGTCGGCGCGCAGCCGTTCGAGAAGTTCAAGGAGGTCATCGACGCGCAGCTGGGCGAGGCGCAGAAGCTGATCGCTTCGGGTACGCCGAAGGAGAAGGTCTACGTCGAGCTGTCCAAGAAGAACGCCACGGCCGCACCCGAGGAGGCTCGCCCGAATCCCAACAAGCCTGCAGACAAACCCCAGGCGCCGCCCGAGGACACGACCGTCTACAAGGTCAACATCGGCGCGGACGATCCCATCCTCGGACCGAAGGACGCGCTCGTCACCATCGTCCAGTGGTCGGACTACCAGTGCCCGTTCTGCAAGCGCGTCGAGGACACGATGAAGCAGGTCGTCGACACCTACAAGAGCGACGTCCGGGTGGTCTGGAAGGACAACCCGCTACCGTTCCACCCCCGCGCCATCCCGGCAGCCTACGTGGCGATCGCCGCGTACAAGGCCAAGAGCGACAAGGGCTTCTGGGACGCGCACCACGCGCTGTTCGAGAGCGCGCCGAAGCTCGAGGACGAAGACCTCAAGGGTGTGGCCGAGAAGCTCGGTCTCTCCTGGGACGCCATCAAGAAGGACGTGGACGCCAAGAAGTACGCGGCGAAGATCGACGCCAACATGGAACAGGCGGGAGATCTGGAAGCCCGCGGTACGCCAGCGTTCTTCATCAACGGTCGCAAGCTCTCCGGCGCACAGCCCTTCGAGGCGTTCAAGACTCTGATCGACGCAGAGCTCGCCAAGGCCAAGGCCCTGGTCGCGAAGGGCACGCCCAAGGCGCGCGTCTACGAAGAGATCATGAAAGAGGGCAAGGAGCCGCCGCCGCCCGAGAAGAAGGACGTGCCGCCCCCGGACGCCGACAGCCCGTGGAAGGGTGGGCAGAATGCCAAGGTCGTGATCCAGATGTGGAGCGACTACCAGTGCCCGTTCTGCAAGCGCGTCGAGCCGACGGTCAACGAGATCGAGAAGGAGTACGGCAGCAAAGTGAAGATTGTCTGGCGCGACATGCCACTGCCGTTCCACCAGGAGGCTCCGATGGCAGCACAGGCTGGTCGTGAGGCGTACGCACAGAAGGGCAACGCCGGTTACTGGAAGTTCCACGAGAAGGCCTTCGAGGTTCAGGGGAATCCCGACGGGATCAAGCGCCCGGGCCTCGAGAAGATCGCTCAGGAAATGGGCCTCGACATGGACAAGTTCAAGGCGGCGCTCGACAGCGGCAAACACAAGGCCCGCGTCGACAAGGACAACGAGGTCGGCAACAAGGCGGGTGTCAGTGGCACCCCCTCGTTCGTCATCAACGGTTACTACATCAGCGGAGCCCAGCCGGCCTCCGCCTTCAAGAAGGTGATCAACCGCGCGTTGAAGGAAGCCAAGTGA